A genomic region of Halichondria panicea chromosome 5, odHalPani1.1, whole genome shotgun sequence contains the following coding sequences:
- the LOC135336714 gene encoding uncharacterized protein LOC135336714, protein MEFYYLLMLTTSSHLVIATANSVPVEANTEAVDNNTCWTTVQIPCETSPTTQTGLIKDLSSKKSIGSTVIEDHYLDCYPWMFRNSTNGKCECSNIPYRSVLCDVEISRTSILDCYCMTYDSESNETQLGRCVYGCGHKTDTVFYPLPNNTDNLNSYSCGNMNRDSTLCGKCLPGYSPLLYSYEMKCMNCTGESMTYNWIKYIAVAYIPLTFFFFFIVMFKFNGTYPLLKLFIGLSQGIFSPIASRAFLSIVSKKLVYIEKFTRALGSFYGIWNLDFFRTVIPPICAMDISQIQVFALDYAIAFYPLVLVILTYFLISLHSRDVRIVVWLWRPFHKVFNLVGQNWDMEGSIVNAFATFFLLSYLKFLNTTVDLLIFTRMYVLKPNSKEYVIKHVLYYDATVEFFGHDHLPYAIVALFVGVFVVILPIVFLIVYPMKWFQKCLNVLKIQRQRLDMFVNCYQGYYKDGTNGTRDYRWFSVAYFLLQMILFVLFSVSLSIYCFSIGVLFTITLMFMQLSLRPYKEEFKVYNITDAFMLLILSGVFIMAIAGDEAGIKASYFSTFSYSVLALIAIFPMIYFFVVTIWWLLIKKQLKTWCISKFRSFRAQPEIPQIDESFSESNILENPSDYSSSNTPLISAPGKDSKYGSVA, encoded by the coding sequence ATGGAGTTCTATTACCTCTTAATGTTAACAACCTCCTCTCATCTTGTGATTGCTACTGCTAATTCTGTACCAGTAGAAGCAAACACTGAAGCAGTGGATAACAATACTTGCTGGACAACAGTACAAATACCCTGTGAAACTTCACCAACCACACAAACTGGTTTAATAAAAGATCTCAGCTCAAAGAAGTCTATTGGTTCAACAGTGATCGAAGATCATTACCTGGATTGTTATCCTTGGATGTTTCGTAATTCAACAAATGGAAAATGTGAATGTAGTAACATTCCATATCGCTCTGTACTATGTGATGTTGAAATCAGCAGGACATCCATTCTTGATTGCTATTGTATGACTTACGATAGTGAGAGCAATGAAACTCAACtaggaagatgtgtgtatggTTGCGGACATAAAACGGACACTGTGTTTTATCCACTTCCAAATAACACAGACAATCTTAATTCATACTCTTGTGGAAATATGAACCGCGATTCAACACTGTGTGGGAAGTGTCTACCAGGATATTCACCACTCTTGTACTCATATGAAATGAAATGCATGAACTGTACGGGAGAGAGTATGACCTACAATTGGATCAAGTACATAGCAGTTGCTTACATTCCATTAacatttttctttttcttcatTGTCATGTTTAAATTTAACGGAACTTATCCTTTGCTGAAGTTGTTCATTGGCTTGTCCCAAGGAATCTTTTCACCTATAGCCTCAAGAGCTTTTCTTTCCATTGTTTCAAAGAAATTAGTTTATATTGAAAAATTTACTAGAGCTTTAGGTAGCTTTTATGGTATCTGGAATTTGGATTTCTTTCGTACCGTCATTCCACCTATTTGTGCAATGGACATTAGTCAAATACAAGTGTTTGCTTTGGATTATGCTATTGCCTTTTATCCATTGGTACTGGTTATTCTGACTTACTTTCTCATTAGTTTGCATAGCCGTGATGTGCGTATAGTTGTTTGGTTGTGGAGACCTTTTCATAAAGTTTTCAATTTAGTTGGTCAAAACTGGGATATGGAAGGATCGATTGTGAATGCTTTTGCTACCTTCTTTTTACTCTCCTACTTAAAATTTCTCAACACTACTGTTGATTTGCTAATATTTACTAGAATGTATGTACTGAAGCCGAACAGCAAAGAATATGTTATAAAGCATGTACTTTACTATGATGCCACAGTGGAATTCTTTGGACATGACCATCTTCCGTATGCAATAGTAGCTTTGTTTGTCGGAGTTTTTGTTGTAATACTTCCTATAGTGTTTCTGATTGTATATCCAATGAAATGGTTCCAGAAATGTCTCAATGTTTTGAAAATTCAACGTCAACGTCTTGACATGTTTGTCAACTGCTACCAAGGTTACTACAAGGATGGAACGAATGGTACCAGAGATTATCGATGGTTTTCTGTGGCATACTTTCTTCTTCAGATGATTCTGTTCGTACTATTCTCAGTCTCGCTAAGTATCTATTGTTTTTCTATTGGAGTGTTATTCACAATTACCCTCATGTTTATGCAACTTTCATTACGACCATACAAGGAAGAATTCAAAGTGTATAACATAACAGATGCTTTCATGCTGCTGATTCTTAGTGGAGTGTTTATTATGGCAATCGCAGGAGATGAAGCTGGCATCAAAGCTTCCTACTTCAGTACATTTTCTTATTCGGTACTAGCACTCATTGCAATTTTCCCGATGATCTACTTTTTTGTAGTAACTATTTGGTGGCTCTTGATAAAGAAACAACTCAAAACTTGGTGCATTAGCAAATTTCGTAGCTTTCGTGCTCAACCAGAAATCCCACAAATTGATGAGTCATTTTCGGAGAGTAATATTCTAGAGAATCCATCAGATTACTCATCATCAAATACCCCGCTGATTTCTGCCCCAGGAAAAGATTCAAAGTATGGCTCTGTTGCTTAA
- the LOC135336696 gene encoding uncharacterized protein LOC135336696 translates to MLTVFSFHLMIATANSVPVEANTEAVDNNTCWTNICETSQTTQTGLIKDLSSTGLAIIENHDMDCYPWMFRNSTNGKCECSNIPLHSVLCDIEISRTSILDCYCMTYDSESNETQLGRCVYGCGHKRDTVFYTLPNDIDDLNSYSCGNINRDSTLCGKCLPGYSPLLYSYEMNCMNCTGENTTYNWIKYIAVAYIPLTFFFLFVVIFKFNGTSPMLKWFISVSQGIFSPIAVRGYFSVFSKKSHIEKFIKAIGCFYGIWNLDFFRAVSPPICVTDISQIQVLALDYAIAFYPLVLIILTYFLICLHSRDVRIVIWMWRPFRKLFSLVDQKWDMEGSIVNAFATFLLLSYLKVLNKTVDLLVFTRMYVLKANSKEYDIKLVLYSDATVEYFGQEHLPYAILALFVGVFAVILPIVLLMVYPMKWFQECLNALKIQRQRLDMFVNCYQGYYKDGTNGTRDYRWFSVTGFLLKLIVFLLFALSPSIYCYSIGTLFIITLMFMHLLLRPYKEEFKVYDITDAFMLLILSGVFIMATAGDEADIKASYFSAFSYLLIGLFASVPIIYFLVVTIWWLLIKIKKQLKTWCISKFCSFRAQPEISQIEESFSDSDDIPHRLENPSDYSSPNTLLISAPRKDANYGSVACAVIPEP, encoded by the coding sequence ATGTTAACAGTTTTCTCTTTCCATCTTATGATTGCTACTGCTAATTCTGTACCAGTAGAAGCAAACACTGAAGCAGTGGATAACAATACTTGCTGGACAAATATCTGTGAAACTTCACAAACCACACAAACTGGTTTAATAAAAGATCTCAGCTCAACTGGTTTAGCGATAATCGAAAATCATGACATGGATTGTTATCCTTGGATGTTTCGTAATTCAACAAATGGAAAATGTGAATGTAGTAACATTCCACTTCACTCTGTACTATGTGATATTGAAATCAGCAGGACATCCATTCTTGATTGTTATTGTATGACTTACGATAGTGAGAGCAATGAAACTCAATtaggaagatgtgtgtatggTTGCGGACACAAAAGAGACACTGTCTTCTATACACTTCCAAATGACATAGACGATCTTAATTCATATTCTTGTGGAAATATAAACCGAGATTCAACACTGTGTGGGAAGTGTCTACCAGGATATTCACCACTTTTGTACTCGTATGAAATGAACTGCATGAACTGCACGGGAGAGAACACGACCTACAACTGGATCAAGTACATAGCAGTTGCTTACATTCCTTTAACATTCTTCTTTTTATTTGTCGTAATCTTTAAATTCAATGGAACTTCACCAATGCTGAAGTGGTTCATCAGTGTATCCCAGGGAATCTTTTCACCTATTGCTGTTAGAGGCTATTTTTCTGTATTTTCAAAGAAATCACATATTGAGAAATTTATTAAAGCTATAGGCTGCTTTTATGGCATCTGGAATTTAGATTTCTTTCGTGCTGTCAGTCCACCAATTTGTGTGACGGACATCAGTCAAATACAAGTGCTTGCTTTGGACTATGCAATTGCCTTTTATCCATTGGTACTGATTATTCTGACTTACTTTCTCATTTGTTTGCATAGCCGTGATGTACGTATAGTCATTTGGATGTGGAGACCTTTTCGTAAGCTTTTCAGTTTAGTTGATCAAAAATGGGATATGGAAGGGTCAATTGTGAATGCTTTTGCGACCTTTTTATTACTCTCATACTTAAAAGTTCTCAACAAAACTGTTGATTTACTAGTATTTACTAGAATGTATGTACTGAAAGCCAACAGCAAGGAATATGATATAAAGCTTGTACTTTACTCTGATGCTACAGTGGAATACTTCGGACAGGAACATCTTCCGTATGCAATATTAGCTTTGTTTGTCGGAGTTTTTGCTGTAATACTTCCTATAGTGCTTCTGATGGTATATCCAATGAAATGGTTCCAAGAATGTCTCAATGCCTTGAAAATTCAGCGTCAACGTCTTGACATGTTTGTCAACTGCTACCAAGGTTACTACAAGGATGGAACGAATGGTACCAGAGATTATCGATGGTTTTCTGTGACTGGATTTCTTCTTAAGTTAATTGTGTTCCTACTATTTGCACTCTCACCAAGCATCTATTGTTACTCTATTGGAACTTTATTTATAATTACCCTCATGTTTATGCATCTTTTGCTACGACCATACAAGGAAGAATTCAAAGTGTACGACATAACAGATGCCTTCATGCTACTGATTCTTAGTGGAGTGTTTATTATGGCAACTGCAGGAGATGAAGCTGACATCAAAGCTTCCTACTTCAGTGCATTTTCTTATTTGCTTATAGGACTCTTTGCAAGTGTCCCGATAATTTACTTTCTTGTAGTAACTATTTGGTGGCTCTTGATAAAGATAAAGAAACAACTCAAAACTTGGTGCATAAGCAAATTTTGTAGCTTTCGAGCTCAGCCTGAAATCTCACAAATTGAGGAGTCATTTTCAGATAGTGATGATATTCCACACCGGTTGGAGAATCCATCAGATTACTCATCACCAAATACCCTGCTGATTTCTGCCCCAAGAAAGGATGCAAACTATGGCTCAGTTGCTTGTGCTGTCATTCCAGAGCCATAA
- the LOC135336726 gene encoding uncharacterized protein LOC135336726: MDFFYLLMLTLTSLLMIATANSVLVEANAEAVDNNTCWTKIQIPCETLSTTPASLIKDLSSKKSIGSTVIEDHDLDCYPWMFRNSTNGKCECSNIPYRSVLCDVEISRTSILDCYCMTYDSESNETQLGRCVYGCGHKTDTVFYTLPNNTGDLNTYSCGRMNRDSILCGKCLPGYSPLLYSYEMECMNCTGENMTYNWIKYIAVAYIPLTFFFFFIVIFKFNGTSPMLKGFISVSQALVSPIAARAFLVVTSRKAYIRPLDAFYGIWSLDFFRAVIPPICATDISQIQVFALDYAIAFYPLVLVILTYFLISLHSRDVRMVVWLWRPFHKVFSLVGQNWDMEGSIVNAFATFFLLSYLKFLNTTIELLVFTRMYVLEANSKEYVIKYVLYYDATVEFFGHKHLPYAIVALFIGVFIVILPIVFLIIYPMKWFQKFLNALKIQRQRLDMFVNCYQGYYKDGTNGTRDYRWFSVTSFFLQLIVFVLFTFSQSVYCFSIGVLFIITLMFMQLSLRPYKEEFKVYNITDAFMLLIFSGMFIMVIAGDEADIKASYFSAFSYLILALIAIVPIIYFFVVTIWWLLVKKQLKTWCISKFRSFRAPPEIPQFEESFSESDIPHRLENPSDYSSPNTPLISATGKGAKYGSVA; this comes from the coding sequence ATGGATTTCTTCTATCTTCTAATGTTAACACTCACTTCACTTCTTATGATTGCTACTGCTAATTCTGTATTAGTAGAAGCAAATGCCGAAGCAGTTGATAACAATACTTGCTGGACAAAGATACAAATACCCTGTGAAACTTTATCAACGACACCAGCTAGTTTAATAAAAGATCTCAGCTCAAAGAAGTCTATTGGTTCAACAGTGATCGAAGATCATGACCTGGATTGTTATCCGTGGATGTTTCGTAATTCAACAAATGGAAAATGTGAATGTAGTAACATTCCATATCGCTCTGTACTATGTGATGTTGAAATCAGCAGGACATCCATTCTTGATTGCTATTGTATGACTTACGATAGTGAGAGCAATGAAACTCAACtaggaagatgtgtgtatggTTGCGGACATAAAACAGACACTGTCTTTTATACACTTCCAAATAACACCGGTGATCTTAATACCTACTCTTGTGGAAGAATGAACCGCGATTCAATACTGTGTGGGAAGTGTCTACCAGGATATTCACCACTCTTGTACTCGTATGAAATGGAATGCATGAACTGTACGGGAGAGAACATGACGTACAACTGGATCAAGTACATAGCAGTTGCTTACATTCCTTTAacattcttctttttcttcatCGTAATCTTTAAATTCAATGGAACTTCGCCAATGCTGAAAGGTTTCATTAGTGTTTCCCAAGCACTTGTTTCACCtatagctgcaagagcttTTCTTGTTGTTACTTCAAGGAAAGCTTATATTAGACCTTTAGATGCCTTTTATGGTATCTGGAGTTTGGATTTCTTTCGTGCTGTCATTCCACCTATTTGTGCGACGGACATCAGTCAAATACAAGTGTTTGCTTTGGACTATGCTATTGCCTTTTATCCATTGGTACTGGTTATTCTGACTTACTTTCTCATTAGTTTGCATAGCCGTGATGTACGAATGGTTGTTTGGTTGTGGAGACCTTTTCATAAGGTTTTCAGTTTAGTTGGTCAAAACTGGGATATGGAAGGGTCGATTGTGAATGCTTTTGCTACCTTCTTTTTACTATCCTACTTAAAATTTCTCAACACGACTATTGAGTTATTAGTATTTACTAGAATGTATGTACTGGAAGCTAACAGCAAAGAATATGTTATAAAGTATGTACTTTACTATGATGCCACAGTGGAATTCTTTGGACATAAACATCTTCCGTACGCAATAGTAGCTTTGTTTATTGGAGTTTTCATTGTAATACTTCCTATAGTGTTTCTGATCATATATCCGATGAAATGGTTTCAGAAATTTCTCAATGCTTTGAAAATTCAGCGTCAACGTCTTGACATGTTTGTCAATTGTTATCAAGGTTACTACAAGGATGGAACGAATGGTACCAGAGATTATCGATGGTTTTCAGTGACTTCCTTTTTTCTTCAGCTGATTGTGTTCGTACTATTTACGTTCTCGCAAAGTGTATATTGTTTTTCCATCGGAGTGTTATTCATAATTACCCTCATGTTTATGCAACTCTCGTTACGACCATACAAGGAAGAATTCAAAGTGTATAACATAACAGATGCCTTCATGCTACTGATTTTTAGTGGAATGTTCATTATGGTAATCGCGGGAGACGAAGCTGACATCAAAGCTTCCTACTTCAGTGCATTTTCTTATTTGATTCTAGCACTCATTGCAATTGTCCCGATAATCTACTTTTTTGTAGTAACTATTTGGTGGCTCCTGGTAAAGAAACAACTCAAAACTTGGTGCATAAGCAAGTTTCGTAGCTTTCGTGCTCCACCTGAAATCCCACAATTTGAAGAGTCTTTTTCAGAGAGTGATATTCCACACCGGTTAGAGAATCCATCAGATTACTCCTCACCAAATACCCCGCTGATTTCTGCCACTGGAAAAGGTGCAAAGTATGGCTCAGTTGCTTAA